The following proteins come from a genomic window of Hymenobacter sp. DG25B:
- a CDS encoding SMP-30/gluconolactonase/LRE family protein encodes MEACSILPAQAALGEGPLWNPETQQLYWVDIDGCAFHVFDPASGQDHSFLMPARVGSAALMHHNSVLLALQNGIHQLNLASGHLTLLANPLTDHSLRFNDGKCDPAGRFWVGTYDMRLRAGTGTLYRLDPDGSLHVMLHGITTSNGITWSLDHSTMYFIDSPTLRVQAFDYDIASGSISNGRNIVRIARETGVPDGMTIDREGMLWVAVWGGGAIHRYHPGTGALLQVIKVPAPLTTSCTFGGPDLQTLYITSARKELSPEQLTQFPLSGNVFAVKPGVSGLPASFYDPQ; translated from the coding sequence ATGGAAGCCTGTTCTATTCTGCCTGCGCAGGCGGCCTTGGGTGAAGGCCCGCTCTGGAACCCGGAGACGCAGCAACTGTATTGGGTTGATATTGATGGCTGTGCTTTCCATGTTTTTGACCCGGCTTCCGGGCAGGATCATTCCTTTTTGATGCCCGCCCGGGTTGGCAGCGCAGCACTTATGCACCACAATTCCGTGCTGCTGGCGCTGCAAAATGGCATTCATCAGCTTAACCTGGCCAGCGGCCACCTAACGCTGCTGGCAAACCCGCTAACCGACCACAGCCTTCGCTTCAACGACGGAAAATGTGACCCGGCCGGGCGGTTCTGGGTAGGCACCTATGATATGCGGCTGCGTGCTGGTACTGGCACGTTGTACCGCCTGGACCCTGATGGTAGCCTGCACGTCATGCTGCACGGCATTACCACCTCCAACGGCATAACCTGGTCATTAGACCATTCTACCATGTATTTCATTGACTCGCCGACGCTCCGGGTGCAGGCATTCGACTATGATATTGCCTCCGGCAGCATTTCAAACGGTAGAAATATCGTGCGCATTGCGAGAGAAACGGGGGTTCCTGATGGCATGACCATCGATAGGGAGGGCATGCTTTGGGTGGCCGTGTGGGGTGGTGGGGCCATCCACCGCTACCACCCCGGCACGGGTGCGCTATTGCAGGTTATTAAGGTGCCAGCGCCCCTTACAACTTCCTGTACCTTCGGCGGGCCTGACTTACAGACTCTTTATATTACCTCCGCCCGCAAAGAGCTCAGCCCTGAACAGCTAACCCAATTCCCTTTAAGCGGAAATGTATTTGCCGTAAAGCCGGGCGTAAGTGGCCTGCCTGCTAGTTTTTATGATCCACAATAG
- a CDS encoding 2-dehydro-3-deoxygalactonokinase yields the protein MDPKNTFFSCDWGTSSFRLLLVERHTLTVLAQVSSREGNAAIDKSWQQAKQPPAQRLDFYLGVLQPHLQKLEVIMKMSLKGVPIVISGMASSTIGMAELPYKPLPFATDGTNLQTKYLPPTARFEQPILLISGVKSEDDVMRGEETQLVGCALENTPQLQLFLHPGTHTKHVQVQHGRAVSLTTYMTGEVFSLLSKESILAASVEEGGQLEEGNNQQWFAKGIQDSQQANLLHNAFLVRTQDLFRKATRQENYFYLSGLVIGSECQDLVRNLPARIVLAGKPVLVAHYSAALHVLGIADKVPVEVKNGEDVTIKGQWAVFQGSQMEKEDA from the coding sequence ATGGACCCAAAGAACACCTTTTTCAGCTGCGACTGGGGCACTTCTTCCTTCCGCCTGCTGCTGGTAGAGCGCCATACCCTGACCGTGCTGGCGCAGGTAAGCTCCCGGGAGGGCAACGCGGCTATTGATAAAAGCTGGCAGCAGGCTAAGCAGCCGCCCGCGCAGCGCCTGGACTTTTATCTGGGTGTTCTGCAGCCGCATTTGCAGAAGCTGGAAGTAATCATGAAAATGTCGCTGAAGGGCGTGCCCATCGTCATATCGGGTATGGCCTCGTCCACCATCGGCATGGCGGAGCTGCCGTACAAGCCGCTACCTTTCGCTACCGATGGTACAAATCTGCAAACCAAATATCTGCCACCCACTGCCCGTTTTGAACAGCCCATACTGCTGATATCAGGGGTGAAAAGCGAGGATGATGTAATGCGGGGCGAGGAAACCCAGCTGGTGGGTTGTGCGCTGGAAAACACTCCGCAATTGCAGCTTTTTTTGCATCCCGGCACGCATACCAAGCATGTGCAGGTGCAGCACGGGCGGGCCGTATCGTTGACAACCTACATGACCGGCGAAGTCTTTTCCCTGTTATCGAAAGAAAGCATTCTGGCCGCCTCCGTAGAAGAAGGCGGGCAATTGGAGGAAGGCAACAACCAGCAGTGGTTTGCCAAAGGTATCCAGGACAGCCAGCAGGCCAATCTGCTGCACAATGCGTTCCTGGTGCGCACCCAGGATTTATTCCGAAAAGCTACCCGGCAGGAAAATTATTTTTACCTGAGTGGCCTGGTCATTGGTAGCGAATGCCAGGACCTGGTCCGGAACCTGCCGGCCCGAATTGTCCTGGCTGGGAAACCCGTGCTGGTGGCGCATTATAGCGCCGCGCTACACGTTTTGGGTATTGCGGATAAAGTGCCGGTAGAAGTGAAAAATGGCGAGGATGTAACCATAAAAGGGCAGTGGGCCGTTTTTCAAGGAAGTCAAATGGAGAAAGAAGACGCCTGA
- the dgoD gene encoding galactonate dehydratase → MKITRFTLYQVPPRWLFLKLETDAGIVGWGEPVVEGRAATVAAAVTELMENLLGKNPLNIEDHWQVMYRGGFYRGGPILMSALAGIDQALWDIKGKYHCAPIHQLMGGRVRELMRVYSWIGGDRPTEVGLATAGMVAKGFTAIKMNATDEMNYVDSHLKVDQVLARVAAVRDAGGPGLGIGIDFHGRVHKPMAKVLARELEPFHPMFIEEPVLPQNNEALREIARHCAIPIATGERMFSRWDFKQMLIDGYADIIQPDLSHAGGITECKKIISMAEAFDVAAAPHCPLGPIALAACLQVDATCHNAFIQEQSLGIHYNRENDLLDYLVDKTVFDYEKGFCKIPEGPGLGIQINEEYLLSRAATGHNWHNPIWHNPDGSLAEW, encoded by the coding sequence ATGAAAATCACCCGCTTTACCCTGTATCAGGTACCACCCCGGTGGCTGTTTTTGAAGCTCGAAACCGATGCCGGTATCGTAGGTTGGGGCGAGCCGGTGGTAGAAGGGCGGGCGGCCACCGTGGCCGCCGCCGTTACCGAGCTGATGGAAAATCTGCTGGGCAAAAATCCGCTCAACATCGAGGACCATTGGCAGGTGATGTACCGGGGCGGCTTTTACCGGGGCGGCCCTATCCTGATGAGCGCGCTGGCCGGTATTGACCAGGCCCTGTGGGATATCAAGGGAAAATACCACTGCGCCCCCATCCATCAGCTGATGGGCGGGCGGGTGCGGGAGCTGATGCGGGTGTATTCCTGGATTGGCGGCGACCGGCCTACGGAGGTAGGGCTGGCCACGGCGGGTATGGTGGCCAAAGGCTTCACGGCCATTAAAATGAATGCCACCGATGAGATGAACTACGTGGACTCCCACTTGAAAGTAGACCAGGTGCTGGCCCGCGTGGCAGCCGTGCGCGACGCCGGCGGCCCCGGCCTGGGCATCGGCATCGATTTTCATGGCCGCGTGCACAAGCCCATGGCCAAGGTGCTTGCCCGGGAGCTGGAGCCTTTTCATCCCATGTTTATTGAGGAGCCCGTGCTGCCGCAGAACAACGAGGCGCTCCGGGAAATTGCCCGACACTGCGCCATTCCCATTGCTACAGGCGAGCGAATGTTTTCGCGCTGGGACTTCAAACAGATGCTGATTGATGGCTACGCGGACATTATCCAACCCGACCTCTCGCACGCGGGCGGCATCACGGAGTGCAAGAAAATAATTTCCATGGCCGAGGCTTTTGACGTGGCCGCCGCGCCCCATTGCCCCCTGGGGCCTATTGCCCTGGCTGCCTGCCTGCAGGTAGATGCCACCTGCCACAATGCTTTTATTCAGGAACAAAGCCTGGGAATTCACTACAATCGGGAAAACGACCTGCTGGATTACCTGGTGGATAAAACTGTATTCGACTACGAAAAAGGCTTTTGCAAAATCCCCGAAGGGCCCGGGTTGGGCATTCAAATAAATGAGGAGTACCTGCTGAGCCGCGCCGCTACGGGCCACAACTGGCACAACCCCATCTGGCACAATCCCGACGGCAGCCTGGCAGAGTGGTAA
- a CDS encoding bifunctional 4-hydroxy-2-oxoglutarate aldolase/2-dehydro-3-deoxy-phosphogluconate aldolase codes for MTPLTHILENKLVAIIRGAEPKKLLPIARALHAGGVRTMEITLNSPGALAAIEELAREMEGQMLVGAGTVLDAESARAALLAGARFIISPTLNKKTIRITRRYGAVSIPGAYTATEILKAYEYGGDIIKVFPASMGATYFKDIAGPLPQIPLMPTGGVRLDNIKSFQEAGAVAFGLASALVNTTQKVTDAYLRQLTATARQFVEAVAAPSSSPA; via the coding sequence ATGACACCCCTCACGCATATACTGGAAAACAAGCTGGTGGCCATTATTCGCGGTGCCGAGCCGAAGAAGCTGCTGCCCATTGCCCGGGCACTGCATGCCGGTGGGGTGCGGACGATGGAAATTACGCTAAACTCGCCCGGCGCCCTGGCTGCCATTGAAGAGCTGGCGCGCGAAATGGAAGGGCAGATGCTGGTAGGAGCCGGCACCGTGCTCGATGCTGAATCGGCGCGGGCAGCACTGCTGGCCGGGGCCCGCTTTATTATTTCGCCCACGCTGAATAAGAAAACTATTCGGATAACCCGTCGCTACGGCGCGGTGAGTATCCCTGGTGCCTATACGGCCACCGAAATCCTGAAGGCCTATGAATATGGCGGCGACATTATCAAGGTATTTCCGGCTTCCATGGGTGCTACTTATTTTAAAGATATAGCCGGGCCGCTGCCCCAAATTCCGCTGATGCCCACCGGGGGTGTGCGGCTGGATAATATCAAGAGCTTTCAGGAGGCCGGCGCCGTGGCCTTCGGGCTGGCCAGCGCCTTGGTCAACACCACGCAGAAAGTCACTGACGCGTACCTGCGGCAGCTCACTGCCACTGCCCGGCAGTTTGTAGAAGCGGTAGCGGCACCCTCTAGCTCTCCGGCATGA
- a CDS encoding YitT family protein, producing MPVSGPAAKRFFNILKNVAFIVAGILSAGMGLKGFLLSSHFIDGGATGISMLLSAALHLPLSWGLLLINIPFLVLGYRQMGLRFALKSAAAIAGLALCLVVVPYPDVTPDRLITAVFGGVFIGAGIGLAMRGGAVLDGTEILALLINRNTPLLKVSDIILILNIFIFGVAAFVLGVTEALYSILTYVSASKTLDFLLNGIEQYTGVTIISEQSEAIREAITTHLGRGVTIYKGQSGYGKRGEHREERNIIFTVVTRLELPKLREEIKRLDPHAFVVQHSVDDAVGGMLKRRPLH from the coding sequence ATGCCCGTTTCCGGCCCGGCAGCAAAACGATTTTTCAACATCCTGAAAAACGTGGCCTTTATCGTGGCCGGCATCCTGTCGGCGGGTATGGGGCTGAAGGGCTTTCTGCTGTCGAGCCACTTCATTGATGGGGGTGCCACGGGTATTTCCATGCTGCTCTCAGCGGCACTGCATCTGCCGCTTTCCTGGGGGCTGCTCCTCATCAATATTCCTTTCCTGGTGCTGGGCTACCGGCAAATGGGGCTGCGGTTTGCCCTGAAAAGCGCGGCGGCCATTGCGGGCCTGGCGTTGTGCCTGGTGGTAGTGCCCTACCCTGATGTGACGCCCGACCGCCTGATTACGGCCGTTTTTGGGGGCGTATTTATTGGGGCCGGAATCGGGCTGGCTATGCGGGGCGGGGCGGTGCTGGACGGCACCGAAATCCTGGCTTTGCTCATCAACCGTAACACGCCCCTGCTCAAAGTCAGTGATATTATCCTGATTCTGAACATCTTCATTTTCGGGGTAGCCGCTTTTGTGCTGGGCGTAACGGAAGCCTTATATTCTATTCTGACGTACGTATCGGCCTCCAAAACCCTTGATTTCCTGCTAAATGGCATTGAGCAGTATACCGGAGTTACCATTATTTCGGAGCAGAGCGAGGCCATCCGGGAAGCTATTACCACGCACCTGGGCCGGGGCGTCACCATCTACAAAGGCCAGAGCGGCTATGGCAAGCGCGGCGAGCATCGGGAAGAGCGGAATATCATTTTCACGGTGGTTACGCGCCTGGAGCTCCCAAAGCTGCGCGAGGAAATAAAGCGCCTGGATCCGCATGCGTTTGTGGTGCAGCATAGCGTGGATGATGCCGTGGGCGGCATGCTGAAACGGCGGCCGCTACATTAA
- the ric gene encoding iron-sulfur cluster repair di-iron protein, with the protein MTTEVSASLAAASLRQLLTSDISLADIFYRYKMDFCCGGHQTLAQAAERAQAPLEQVMEEVETHLRFGSGKHLRAEKWPLHFLVEYIELIHHAYTREALTTIAPALSKILQKHGSNHPELETLAELFVALDEEMQAHMQKEERVLFPYIVRLAQGNAEVPPFGSLQNPIRMMQSEHDDAGRILEQMAEITGQFTPPADGCNTYRFVYRRLQELDEDLRLHIHLENNILFPRALALEEQPGA; encoded by the coding sequence ATGACTACTGAAGTATCTGCTTCCCTGGCTGCTGCCTCTCTCCGCCAGCTGCTTACCTCCGACATCAGCCTGGCTGATATTTTCTACCGCTACAAGATGGATTTCTGCTGTGGCGGGCACCAAACCCTGGCCCAGGCGGCCGAGCGGGCGCAGGCTCCGCTGGAGCAGGTAATGGAAGAGGTGGAAACGCATCTGCGCTTTGGCTCCGGCAAGCACCTGCGCGCCGAGAAGTGGCCCCTGCATTTCCTGGTAGAATATATTGAGCTGATACACCATGCCTACACCCGCGAGGCACTGACCACCATTGCGCCCGCACTGTCCAAAATCCTGCAAAAGCACGGCAGCAACCACCCCGAGCTGGAAACCCTGGCGGAGCTGTTTGTAGCCCTGGACGAAGAAATGCAGGCGCATATGCAGAAGGAAGAACGGGTGCTGTTCCCGTACATCGTGCGCCTGGCTCAAGGCAACGCGGAGGTACCCCCCTTCGGCAGCTTGCAAAACCCCATCCGCATGATGCAATCGGAGCACGATGATGCGGGCCGCATTCTGGAGCAGATGGCCGAAATAACCGGGCAGTTTACCCCCCCGGCCGATGGCTGCAATACCTACCGATTTGTGTACCGCCGCCTGCAGGAGCTGGACGAGGACCTGCGCCTGCACATTCACCTGGAAAACAACATCCTTTTCCCCCGGGCCCTGGCCCTGGAAGAGCAGCCCGGCGCCTGA
- a CDS encoding Crp/Fnr family transcriptional regulator: protein MLTSDLLTAARARLRRYPAKHTIYWEGEPGSFFYQLQAGAVRLFSCGQRQDFVHSLVFPGETFGETVIGTNPVAVSSAETLTDTVAWVVERAELLELLRHHPALHEKFTRRLVDLLTFHTHMRSNTTLLPAAEQILQLVDYYAHKMLARRQEVSCDASIAQHCRFCQHLDKQHPDGYIPVPFTRQQIADMLGLRVETVMRTVKELDAAGRLRLLNHKLYYRVVLPTAARPSSLVLS, encoded by the coding sequence ATGCTCACTTCCGACCTCCTAACCGCTGCCCGCGCCCGCCTGCGCCGCTACCCCGCCAAACACACCATTTATTGGGAAGGCGAGCCGGGCAGCTTTTTCTACCAGCTGCAGGCCGGGGCCGTTCGGCTTTTCAGCTGCGGGCAGCGCCAGGACTTTGTGCACAGCCTGGTATTTCCGGGCGAGACTTTCGGCGAAACCGTCATCGGCACCAATCCGGTGGCTGTTAGCTCGGCCGAAACCCTTACGGATACGGTGGCATGGGTAGTAGAGCGAGCCGAGCTGCTGGAGCTGCTGCGCCACCACCCGGCCCTGCACGAGAAGTTCACGCGCCGCCTGGTAGACCTGCTCACATTTCATACCCACATGCGCAGCAATACCACGCTGCTGCCCGCCGCCGAGCAGATACTGCAGCTGGTAGACTACTACGCGCATAAAATGCTGGCCCGTCGCCAGGAAGTAAGCTGTGATGCCAGCATAGCGCAGCATTGCCGGTTCTGCCAGCATCTGGATAAGCAGCATCCCGATGGCTATATCCCGGTGCCTTTCACGCGCCAGCAAATTGCCGATATGCTGGGCCTGCGCGTGGAAACAGTGATGCGCACAGTAAAGGAGCTGGATGCCGCCGGCCGCCTGCGCCTGCTGAACCATAAGCTCTACTACCGGGTAGTGCTGCCCA